The Vibrio aphrogenes genomic interval TCATGAGATACCACAATAGAGGTGATGCCTAAGGCATGATTCAGACTTTTGATTAACTCGACCAGCACCGCCATAGTGATAGGGTCTTGCCCCACAAACGGTTCATCATACATAATCAACTCAGGATCTAAGGCTATCGCTCGCGCTAGAGCAGCCCGTCTTGCCATCCCACCTGATAATTCACTCGGCATTAATTGCGCGGCCCCACGTAGCCCCACGGCTTCCAATTTCAGTTTAACTAACGTGGTGATCAGCGCTTCCGGTAATTGAGTATGCTCTCGCAGGGGAAAGGCAACATTATCGAAGACTGTCATGTCCGTAAATAGCGCGCCTGATTGAAATAGCATGCTCATTTTTTTACGAACTTGATATAAGCGTTGTCGGCTTAAAGTCGGAATGTTGTCGCCATCAAACCAAATCTCACCTTCGGTCGGAGCAATTTGTCCACCGATTAAACGCAGTAACGTGGTTTTTCCGATCCCTGACGGCCCCATAATGGCGGTGATTTTTCCTTTGGGGATCGATAAGTCGACGTCCTTAAAAATGGCGCGTTGATTTCGATGAAAAGATAATGATCTAATGGATATTAATTCTGATGTCATAGCAACTCTTTATGGGAAGATAACAAACACCTTACACTCGGGCATCATAAGCACATTGCGTCATGAGTTCAAAACAATGCGAGAAATAATCGGCAAAATTCACTTTTTATCGCCAAAAAATACTCCAATCATTAATAAATATGTCGAAGTGCTTCCCTTTTGTTACGCTAAACGTCAAAATTGCGCCTCTTAAATTGTGCTTGAATATGAACCGTTAATATGGCGTTAAATAATCGCGATAATGTGACGATTTAGTTTTAAGCAGACAAATTTTAAGCCAACGAATTATCATCCATTATCACAACATTAAACAGGATCCATCATGTTACTTGCTGTCGTATTACTCGTTGTAGGTCTCGCACTATTAGTTTGGAGTGCCGATAAATTAGTTTATGGCTCCGCAGCGATAGCGAAAAACATGGGGATTTCACCTTTAGTTATCGGCATGACCATCTTAGCCATGGGCTCTTCAGCACCAGAGATGATGGTCTCGGCAACCGCAGCACTTGAAGGTAAAACTGATACTGCGATTGGTAATGTTTTAGGCTCGAACATTGCCAACATCGCTTTGATTTTAGGGATCACCGCGCTCATTAAACCCTTAAGCATTAGCTCAACCATTTTGCGCCGCGAACTTCCTTTAATGATAGTCGTCACCTTAATTGCTGGTGCTTTATTATGGGATAATTACTTAGGCTTTGGCGAAGGCTTAGTTCTTATTGGCCTTTTTGCTTTATTTATCATTGCAATGCTGAAAATCAGTCA includes:
- the mlaF gene encoding phospholipid ABC transporter ATP-binding protein MlaF — translated: MTSELISIRSLSFHRNQRAIFKDVDLSIPKGKITAIMGPSGIGKTTLLRLIGGQIAPTEGEIWFDGDNIPTLSRQRLYQVRKKMSMLFQSGALFTDMTVFDNVAFPLREHTQLPEALITTLVKLKLEAVGLRGAAQLMPSELSGGMARRAALARAIALDPELIMYDEPFVGQDPITMAVLVELIKSLNHALGITSIVVSHDVPEVMSIADYVYLMSNGTVIAKGTPDELRQNQDPRVQQFLMGQEDGPVPFHFPASPIEKDILGCE